GACTTTGGAGTGAAACCAGTAGCAACAATAAAGTCGAGCGAGATGGAACGTGCCGAGAAAATCATTGCCAACACCCTGGTGAAATCACAGGGACGTTACGAGATAGGTCTATTATGGAAGACCGACGAAGTGAAGTTTCCGGACAGCTACCAAGCTGCTTTACGACGTCTAGAGAGTCAGGAAAAGCAGCTGAAAAGGAACCCTGAAATGCAGACTTGGTTGTGTGAAACCTTCAAGGAGTACGAGAAGAAGGGATATGTAAGAAAGCTCTCACGGGAAGAAGCAGCACTGCACGGGCCGCGTACCTTTTATTTGCCGCACTTCGTGGTCGTGAATAAAAACAAGCCGGTGCTTAAACCGAGGCTAGTGTTCGACGCTGCCGCAAGGGTTAAGGACGTTTCCTTAAACTCCCAGCTCCTCACTGGACCTGACGAAGTGCCGTCACTGTTCGGCATACTGTTGAGATTCCGTGAAGGGAATATCTGCGTTAGTGGAGACATCAAGGAGATGTTCCACCAAGTGAAAATAAGGAAGGAGGACCAGGACGCACAGCGCATACTGTGGCGTGAAGGAAACGCAGCTCGGCGGCCGGATACGTATGTCATGCAGGTCATGACGTTTGGTGCAACGTGCTCGCCATCATGTGCTCAAGCGGTAAAAAATCGAAACGCCGAAGAGCATCAACTTACTCACCCGCTGGCCCTTAGACCCATCACTCGTCAGCATTATGTGGACGACTACTTGGACAGCTTTTTCTCGCTGGAAGAAGCTATCGAAACGGTGGAACAGGTGAGAAAGGTTCACGCGATGGGTGGATTCCTCATAAGGAATTTTGTGTCGAATAATTCAAAGTTGAGACAAACAATACCGGAAGAACATCAACTCCACCAAAGTCTAGTGGACATCAAGGAAAAAAACCAATGCGTCGAAAAAATATTGGGTGTGCAGTGGAATACGCAGCTGGACACGTTTGGTTATAGAGTGAATATAGCAAGAGCTCGCACCGATGTCGGCGGAGAACTACCCACCAAACGAGAGGTGTTGAGTTTCGTCATGTGTATATATGATCCCCTCGGTCTCATCAGCCACCTTACAATTCAAGGGAGGATTATCATGCAAGCTGTCCACATAGCCGTTGAGGACTGGGACGCAAAGATTCCCGACAATCTCGCAGCAAAGTGGCATGAATGGACGACAACCATCAGTGAAGCAAAGGATCTAGCCATTCCTAGACCAATCACCGCGGCAGGAAATGCGCCGATCGATATCCACACCTTTGTGGACGCATCCCTAGATGCATTTGCAGCATGCGTGTACGCAAGAAGCTGCTTTAAAGGGTGCTATGTCGTGAGGCTTGTCGCTGCCAAGGCTCGAGTGGCTCCAATCCATGCACTAACGATTCCAAAGCTCGAGTTGCAAGCCGCCATTTTGGGAGCGAGGCTCACCGAAACCGTTGCAAAAGAGCTCAGACTGCCAATCCACCGCACCACGTTCTGGACTGATTCACGAACAGTATTGTCGTGGATCAATAGCGAGCATCggaaattcaaacaatttgtggcGCACCGAGTAAGCGAAATTTTGGACACGAGCAGCGCCAGCCAATGGAGGTGGGTCCCTTCAAAGGAAAATCCAGCCGATGCCGCCACCAAGGTAACCAACGCAAGCATGTGGTTTAATGGTCCAGCATTTCTATTATCAAAAGAGTGTGATTGGCCCGAGCAGCAGCCTGTCTCAGACACAGAGGAGGAGAAGCGTGTCGCCGCAAATCTAGTGCTTCACCATCACGAGACAGTGGTTCCCGAgctaaattattcaacatGGGACCGCCTGCTTCGCCATCacacatttttaaagaaatttgtggattttttgaaAGACCGGAAGGCGTTCAACAAGATGATTGGACGCGAGGACGTAGAACACGCCAAATACGCCTTGTTACGCAAGGCGCAATGGGAAGGGTTCCCGGATGAAATGGAGGCCCTAACGAGGGGGCAGGAAATATCCAGCAAGAGCAGTATCAAAACATTGTTGCCTTATTTAGATCAGCACAATCTCCTGAGGTCGCGAAGCCGTTTAGAGAACGCAACGGCGCTACCAAAAAGCGCGCGCTCACCAATACTTCTGCCGCAAAAACCGCGCATCGTGAAGCTTCTCGTGCGGAACTACCACGAGAAGTATCATCATCAGGCCGACAATGTCGTAATCGGTACCTTGCGACAAACCTACTGGATCGTGCAGCTGCGGAACGTTTTGAAAGCTGTTAAAGGTTGCTGCCAGAGATGTATCCTCAACACCGCTACCCCGCAAACCCCTTTGATGGCACCCCTGCCATCTTTCAGGACACACCCTCACAATCCGCCATTCCTACACTCGGGAGTGGATTATTTTGGGCCCCTCGACGTTACCGTGAAGCGGTCCATCGAGAAACGATGGGGGGCAATATTCACTTGCATGAGCACGCGGGCCGTACACATCGAACTGGCCGAGAAGTTGGACGTCGATAGCTTCTTAATATGCCTGAAGAATTTCACGAACCGACGAGGCAAGATCACCCACTTATACAGCGACAACGGGACCAACTTCATAGGCGCGGATAGGCTGATGAAGAAGTTGGTGGAAGAGATCGGAGAGAGAATGGGAAGAGAAGCCGCCCTGAGACACCAGATTGAATGGAAATTCAATCCGCCGTCCGCTCCCCACTTCGGAGGATCGTGGGAGCGGCTTATTCAAATAGTGAAGAAAGCGCTACACCACATGGCGACTGAGTGGAAGACGCGACACCCCTACCCGGAAACGTTGCGAGCGGCGTTAATAGAGATAGAGGCTATGATCAATTCGCGGCCATTGACGCACATACCATTGTCTAACGAGGAAGACGAGGTTCTAACGCCGTTCCACTTCCTTATTGGACGAGGCGTTGAGAGCCTGCCGCCGGACAGTCTGGACACATCCTATGTATCCAGGCAGCAGTTTAAAGTGGCCCAGCATAACGCCAAGGTTTTCTGGGATCGCTGGAAGAAGGAGTATCTGCCTACACTCATCAAGCGGAACAAGTGGACCAACAAGGCAGAACCAGTGAAGGTGGGCGATGTAGTGGTGCTCACGAACGACAACGCACCCGCGGGACAATGGCTGAAGGGCAAGGTGCTGGAAGTGCACCCAGCTGCGGATGGGCAAGTTCGCGTCGTGTCCGTGAAGACGGCTACCGGAATCCTGAAGCGACCGGCCGTCAAGGTAGCAGTAGTGGACGTGAAGCCCAAGGAGCATCTACTCGTCGTGAAGCAACCGCCATCCAAGACGACCAAGCGGGTGCTGGAAGATGACGTGACTTTGAGGGAGGCCCCGTCAACCAAGCGGATCATCACAGCTGGCGACTGGATAACCAGATTGCTTGCGGACAATTCAGATCGCGAATGAAGAATCGTCACccgtctttttttcttttgggtaATTGACCGCGGTAAATtacgaggaggaggatgttACGCGTGCGATTATTCAAAAAGTTTCAAACTGTAATTTCGCATGGTGCGCGATCACCTTAAACTAGAAAAGGAATACGCTACGTGTAAAAGCGGAATAAACATGCGTCACAAACACTAACACACGGCACTCACGCGTACGTACACTTATGTAATAATTATCCTCGGAAAGGATACACTAACACcctaaaaaatgtatgggctTCCGGGGGTATAAAGGGGACTACACTTCGAATAAAGAACCATTCGGATTTTGCAACTCTAAGAAACTTcggcttttttaattttgcatattcggatcagaaagaaatctctcatccctcttcacccccttctgcggcataggctcctcaaattacttgagagagcaactagcgggaaggtTGATTACTGGTGTCGAACGGTTGAGAAGATCGCTGTTACCCGAGCGGGTTTGACTTACAAGGCCgcatccttcgcgtggcccaCAGATCCGTTCGCCGTCGTAACACTACACGTAAAAGAGAAGCGAAGAACCGTATTAATCTTTTCAGAATGCTTGGAACTGGTCAACATCGCGCCTCCCACCAAACACAACTTCAAATCATCAGTAGCCGGCTTCTACCAAAACTACTCTACGGCATCGAAATAGTTTCCCGGCAACatgaaaatttcataaaacaaaTAGTACCACCGACAAGAAAGTAGACACCAAACTCATACAAATCAGTAGTCGTCCATGCTACTGCCGCCCACCACAAGTAGACTGGACCATCAAAAATCAGCATCGAGATGGTTGCAATAGTCATGCTAACCGTCATAATACCATAACCAACATCTAATCTTTACTGACGGATCAGTACAAAACAGTTACACTAGCTGTGAAATCTACTCCAGCATCGACAATAGCGCCATTTGGCTACCAGACCATACTTCAATCTTTACCGCAGAAGCAATAGCCCTGGTTATTGTTGCTGGTAAAGGCCTACGTAGAGGAAACCCAACGTGATCTTCACCGACAGTGCAAGTGTTCTTCAAGCACTTGAATCTGAAACCACCCGCGACCCGAACATCCAACAGCTCTGCAATATACCGAATTCACACCAAGTCACATTCTGCTGGCTTCCTGGTCACACAGGTATTCAGGGAAACGAAATAGCAGACCGAGCAGCCAACGCAGGACGTAATAACCCGCCTGCTGCCATAAAACTCTTCCACGCCGCGATTTCATTCGCCTTAGCAAACCCATCATCGCCAATATCTGGAATGGTTATTGGGTTAGCAGCGACCGCTCTTTACTGAGAGCCATCaagaccacaacaccaccatggaAAGACCATCCATCACACCAAGACCAGAGAATCCTATCACGACTTCGGATAGAACATACCGTGCTCAcccacacttttttattttaaaaatccagCCCACCACTTTGCAGTTTCTGTTACGTCGACATCACCGTCCGTCACATCttaggctggaaatagacgatcCGAGacgcggtaccgcgaaaatcgcgtatgacttgagctgtcaattctgttataaaatttgacagataggcgagataatcgcagtttgtgtatggtgacatccgaggtctggtgacgattgaatgtgccaagaagaaattttttttttatcaatttgcgaatcaaattatttatttcacatagtttatgcaaattaaaatataaaactagTTTCTctacacgttttttttttcaaacaaatttaccagaaaaggtaaaaaatcggttcgcgctaccgcgaaaatctcagGAATATGTtgggtattattattattattattattattattattattattattatttatttcatattgtCAGCCGCCTAGGGTTTTACAATAATATGTCTTACAAACTAAGGAAGAAGGAAGTGTTAAGGATGGGGAATTGATGATAGAGACAAGGACTCAGAAAGACGAGAGCGAAAACTAGACAAGGGGACGTGGTAGTCGAACAAATCATGAGCTTCATTAAATGCTGCGCAACCTCTCAAAAATGGATCTCTCTGATCAAAAACAGAACGGCGGGAGGGGATATAAATGCGAGGTCTGTCGCGGAGACGACGAGAAGGGACGTAAATAGGAATGGAGCTGAGGAGCGAAGGAGCATCGATATTGGAGGTCAGGAGGCTGGCAATGAAGTAAGACTGCGCGTGTGAATGCCGGGATTTGATTTCCATCAAGCCCAGCATACGACAGCGGAGAGAATAAGAGGGCACAGGTGCATTATGTCCGTGCAGAAATCTACGAATAGCGATACGCGTAAACTTCCTCTGCACTCTCTCTAGTCTCTGTATAGCGACACCTCCAGCCGGGGTCCACACAACACTAGCGTAATCCAGTATAGATCGAACCCAGCAACAGTAAAGCGCCTTCAGGCATAGTGGATCTCTCAACTCAGAGGCAAGACGAATTATTAGTCCCAACGCTTTGTTCGCTTTAGCAACGACATGATTGATCTGATCCTTGAATGTGAGGGAGTCATCGAGCCAAACACCAAGGTCCTTAATAGAAGACTCTCTAAAGATCTGAGTTTGACCAAAAAAGTAAttccatgatttttttctgttaggACGACCAAAAGAGACAACACAGCATTTAGGGGGACAAAGTACTAACCCATTAGACGAGCACcaagatgaaaaattatttaaaaaactctGAAGCGATTGACAATCAACAATAAAGGACACAGGAAGAAATATCTTCAAGTCGTCAGCAAATAGAAGGTGTCCATCAGCAGGTAGAACATTAATACAATCGTTTATGTATAAGATAAACAGTAAAGGGCTAAGCGCACTTCCCTGGGGTACACCCGACTGGCCTATGAATGGAGAAGAGAGGAAATTCTCTATTTGACTGTGTAGCTACGGTTTGCTATAAATGAATTTAGCCAAGTTATTAAAGGATAGCCGATTCCTAATTTCTTTAGCTTAGCTATTAGCAGGTCATGTGGTAGACTGTCAAAAGCGGCTTTAAAATCAGTATATATTGCATCCACTTGACGATTACCTGCAATATTCGACATTAATAAAGACACAAAGTGCATTAGGTTGCTCGTGGTGGATCGTTTAGGCATAAATCCGTGTTGATGTTGCGTTATATAGTTCGTTACGCATGGAAGAATGGCAGTATGAACGAGTGACTCAAACACCTTAGCCATAGCACATAGAATGGACACACCACGATAATTTGAAGCGACTAAACGGTcaccttttttaaaaataggaCATATCCAAGCAATTTCCAAACAGCTGGAAAGGTTCCCTCTTGAAAGGATCTCACATACAGGCGTTTAAGTATGGGAACAAACAAAGtgctgatttttttcaatatgcAAGCGGGTATGCCGTCTGGACCCGGCGACAAagaattttttaattattcaatgCTGAGTAAATGACCTCATCATCGATAGCCACTGTGTTGCAGGAAATTATATCACTTGGTACATATGCTAAGCCATCAGATAAGGATACTGGACTGGAGTCTGGGTCCACAAATACGCTAGAAAAATGTCTAGCAAATAACACGCTGCAGCTGGAGGGCGTATCAGCCACTTCATCGCCAAGGGAAATTATGGAAGGGATGCCGTTAGAGTTGCGACGATTATTAGCAAATCGCCAGAAAGATCGAGGGTCAGAGATAAATCTTAATTGGAGACACATGATGTATAGTTTATAGCACGCTCTGTTGTAAATACGATATGCTGTGGAAGCATATTTGTATACCCGTTGTGCATGTTGAGAGCGAGTATGCATATATGCACGCTGTTTACGCTTCTTATCCGTTCGTAAAGCTTTTAAGGATCTGTTCAACCACGTAGGCTTAGGAGGAAGATTTAGGATGGGACAGCAAAGAGGGAAGGATGAAAGGATAACATGATTAAGTTGATTCACGGCATCGTCGATAGAAGGGGCTGATTCAATAAAATTAAGGTCTGAATTCGACATAAATTGCTCAAAAGCACCAAAGTTCATTTTACGAAAATCAAAAAGTTTTACTATAGGGTTAGAACGAGCGAACGGAACAGAAACAGAAGTTTGAATTGATATTGCTAATTCTAATGCCGGATGGTAATTGTCAAGATTAAGAAGCGGTGTGTTGGATTCAGAAATCTCTGAGCTGGCCGATTTAGCtctgcgaaacagcaggcgcgatCGGAGGCGCGCAAGATTTTACAGCccaactgttctacaactgttataaacaaggcgcgaatttcgcggtaccgcgacgatctcggttcgtctatttccagccttaaTCGAATCCTAAGTCAACTTCGAAATcgtctccggaatcggctgtggaatcggctccagaatcgactccggaattggaatcgattccagcatctgAATCGATTCCGCATTTGATGCCAAACACGGAATCTAAATCGGGTAGGTctgattccgagctcccaccactagttgGTACGCTTACATAGTTAGCAGCGGCGGCTCTTCCAAGACTATAACATCACCATGGAGAGTATACAATCATAGAATCATCCATCAAATCAAGA
This sequence is a window from Anopheles merus strain MAF chromosome 3R, AmerM5.1, whole genome shotgun sequence. Protein-coding genes within it:
- the LOC121595761 gene encoding uncharacterized protein LOC121595761 — protein: MGRSDEPMAIKTKLGWVIFGMDTKLREASEHFLMIHYEENAMNSMMRSYFSTEDFGVKPVATIKSSEMERAEKIIANTLVKSQGRYEIGLLWKTDEVKFPDSYQAALRRLESQEKQLKRNPEMQTWLCETFKEYEKKGYVRKLSREEAALHGPRTFYLPHFVVVNKNKPVLKPRLVFDAAARVKDVSLNSQLLTGPDEVPSLFGILLRFREGNICVSGDIKEMFHQVKIRKEDQDAQRILWREGNAARRPDTYVMQVMTFGATCSPSCAQAVKNRNAEEHQLTHPLALRPITRQHYVDDYLDSFFSLEEAIETVEQVRKVHAMGGFLIRNFVSNNSKLRQTIPEEHQLHQSLVDIKEKNQCVEKILGVQWNTQLDTFGYRVNIARARTDVGGELPTKREVLSFVMCIYDPLGLISHLTIQGRIIMQAVHIAVEDWDAKIPDNLAAKWHEWTTTISEAKDLAIPRPITAAGNAPIDIHTFVDASLDAFAACVYARSCFKGCYVVRLVAAKARVAPIHALTIPKLELQAAILGARLTETVAKELRLPIHRTTFWTDSRTVLSWINSEHRKFKQFVAHRVSEILDTSSASQWRWVPSKENPADAATKVTNASMWFNGPAFLLSKECDWPEQQPVSDTEEEKRVAANLVLHHHETVVPELNYSTWDRLLRHHTFLKKFVDFLKDRKAFNKMIGREDVEHAKYALLRKAQWEGFPDEMEALTRGQEISSKSSIKTLLPYLDQHNLLRSRSRLENATALPKSARSPILLPQKPRIVKLLVRNYHEKYHHQADNVVIGTLRQTYWIVQLRNVLKAVKGCCQRCILNTATPQTPLMAPLPSFRTHPHNPPFLHSGVDYFGPLDVTVKRSIEKRWGAIFTCMSTRAVHIELAEKLDVDSFLICLKNFTNRRGKITHLYSDNGTNFIGADRLMKKLVEEIGERMGREAALRHQIEWKFNPPSAPHFGGSWERLIQIVKKALHHMATEWKTRHPYPETLRAALIEIEAMINSRPLTHIPLSNEEDEVLTPFHFLIGRGVESLPPDSLDTSYVSRQQFKVAQHNAKVFWDRWKKEYLPTLIKRNKWTNKAEPVKVGDVVVLTNDNAPAGQWLKGKVLEVHPAADGQVRVVSVKTATGILKRPAVKVAVVDVKPKEHLLVVKQPPSKTTKRVLEDDVTLREAPSTKRIITAGDWITRLLADNSDRE